In the genome of Perca fluviatilis chromosome 4, GENO_Pfluv_1.0, whole genome shotgun sequence, one region contains:
- the LOC120557271 gene encoding twinfilin-2: MFLALVVTPELREFLARARGGAMRLIKVRIQDEQLVLGSFREPEKSWDQDYDHFLLPLLNDQEPCYILYRLDSQNAQGYEWIFISWSPDQSPVKQKMLYAATRATVKKEFGGGHVKYEMFGTAEEDICLLGYQHHVSSCSGPAPLTLAEQELQRIKITEGRVKQVKTEICVESKQQTLQGLTFPLQETAKRALQQLAQKRINYIQLRLDVEKETIELVHSNPTEIRELPRRVPKDTPRYHFFLYKHSHEGDYLESVVFIYSMPGYSCSIKERMLYSSCKSRLLEGVEKDYYLEIAKKLEIDNGDELTEEFLYDEVHPKQHAHKQAFAKPRGPAGKRGHKRLIKGTGEIKQDS, encoded by the exons ATGTTTCTTGCTCTAGTGGTGACGCCAGAGCTGAGGGAGTTCCTGGCCAGGGCAAGAGGTGGAGCAATGCGCCTCATCAAGGTGCGCATCCAAGACG AGCAGCTGGTGCTAGGGTCCTTCAGAGAGCCGGAAAAGAGCTGGGACCAGGATTATGATCACTTCTTGCTTCCTCTCCTCAACGACCAGGAGCCCTGCTACATTTTATACCGTCTCGACTCCCAGAATGCACAGGGCTACGAGTGGATCTTCATATCGTGGTCTCCTGATCAGTCTCCA GTGAAACAAAAGATGTTGTATGCTGCCACCCGTGCCACAGTGAAGAAAGAGTTTGGTGGTGGCCATGTGAAGTATGAGATGTTTGGCACAGCTGAG GAGGACATCTGTTTGCTGGGCTACCAGCATCACGTGTCATCCTGCTCAGGTCCTGCTCCGCTCACATTAGCCGAGCAGGAGCTCCAGAGGATCAAAATCACAGAG GGTCGGGTTAAACAG GTGAAGACAGAGATCTGTGTTGAGAGTAAGCAACAGACACTTCAGGGCCTCACTTTCCCACTGCAGGAGACAGCCAAAAGAGCCCTGCAGCAACTTGCCCAAAAACGCATCAATTACATACAACTG AGGTTGGATGTAGAGAAGGAGACAATCGAGCTTGTCCATTCAAACCCGACAGAAATTCGTGAATTGCCCCGCAGAGTTCCCAAAGACACTCCCAGATACCACTTCTTCCTTTACAAACACTCCCACGAAGGAGACTACCTGGAATCTGTCG TGTTCATATACTCCATGCCAGGATACAGCTGTAGCATTAAGGAGCGGATGTTGTATTCCAGCTGCAAGAGTCGACTACTGGAGGGCGTGGAGAAAGATTACTATTTAGAAATTGCTAAAAAG TTGGAGATTGATAACGGAGATGAACTGACTGAGGAGTTTCTGTATGACGAGGTCCATCCCAAGCAGCACGCTCACAAACAGGCCTTCGCTAAGCCCCGCGGCCCAGCAGGAAAAAGGGGACACAAGCGCCTCATTAAGGGGACAGGAGAGATCAAACAGGACAGCTAG